A single Verrucomicrobiaceae bacterium DNA region contains:
- a CDS encoding sugar phosphate isomerase/epimerase, with amino-acid sequence MPTRRRFLRSSALFAAGPLLAAKDDLRGEIGITTGSFMRHLSAEKAAGKLRLLDLPQIMREELDMRVIDLMTATLVSLEPAYLERLRAAAEKHGCLLTNLKMNQPGLDMASADPVIKQAAMRVYKHSIDAAALLGCRWVRPLPLPDRPNPQRLAAAMRELIDYAAKKEITVLVENYGWMMTDADAIPRVIASVGPALKAQPDTGNWKDNTTRYTGLEKAFPHAVSCDFKAFKLGPDGAHADYDLKKCFDIAWATGFRGPWCIEHFHPDLPELFQEMKLLRDLLRRWMRTD; translated from the coding sequence ATGCCTACCCGCCGTCGATTTTTACGATCGAGTGCTCTATTTGCTGCGGGGCCACTTCTGGCCGCGAAGGACGACCTCAGAGGCGAGATCGGCATTACCACCGGCTCCTTCATGCGGCATCTCAGCGCTGAAAAGGCGGCTGGAAAGCTGCGCCTACTCGATCTGCCGCAAATCATGCGTGAGGAGCTCGATATGCGGGTGATCGATCTCATGACCGCCACCCTCGTTTCGCTCGAGCCAGCCTACTTAGAGCGACTCCGCGCAGCTGCGGAGAAACACGGCTGCCTTTTGACCAATCTGAAAATGAACCAGCCCGGCCTCGACATGGCCAGTGCTGATCCCGTGATCAAACAGGCCGCCATGCGTGTGTATAAGCACAGCATCGATGCAGCGGCACTGCTCGGCTGTCGCTGGGTGCGTCCACTGCCGCTCCCAGACAGGCCTAATCCACAGCGCCTCGCCGCAGCCATGCGGGAACTCATCGACTACGCCGCCAAAAAGGAAATTACCGTGCTCGTCGAAAACTATGGCTGGATGATGACCGATGCCGATGCCATCCCCCGCGTCATCGCCTCTGTCGGCCCTGCTCTGAAAGCCCAGCCCGACACCGGTAACTGGAAGGACAACACCACCCGCTACACCGGTCTCGAAAAAGCCTTTCCGCACGCCGTTTCATGCGATTTCAAAGCCTTCAAACTCGGCCCCGATGGCGCTCACGCCGATTACGATCTGAAAAAGTGCTTCGACATCGCTTGGGCCACTGGTTTTCGGGGTCCCTGGTGCATCGAGCACTTCCACCCCGACTTGCCTGAGCTGTTTCAGGAAATGAAACTCCTGCGCGACCTACTCCGCAGGTGGATGCGGACAGATTGA